The DNA region aaaacaacacccaaTGGATCTGCggtctctctgtctgccatTCCTCCCATCACTTCAGTAATGTGTCTGGATATGACGGCTGATGCACTGCAGACTCGGTTTTGGACCCTCACTCAATTGATAAAGGCGGGCAGCAGGTGGCAATGTTTATTTAGACATGGATAAGAACTGAGACATTTTCCTTCTGATGCTGCAATTCGAGTGTAAATTCATCACAAGGTGTTCAGCTTACAGTATCGCCACATGTGGTGGTGCAGCGGCTAGCACCACCGCAAGTATGTTGACAACACAAATCTCTGATCTCTCAGAACGACTGTGACTCCGATAGCATGAAGCATGTAGAAGCCATCGGTAACgtattgtgtcacttcctgtcttcgcAATCGTTCCTTGGTTGCactgtgtgttgtattcactctacttaaaattgaacacttgggacattctagtcacctgataacagtgagaaataacccatattaaacaaatacagggctctgccgattatcagcgttagcatggcctcaccgtctgtttcacccggtgtctttgtctgttcagcgtgtgaaatgtttagttactgctctgcctcctttagtaaagggaataggtgcagaaagtggagtttatttacggctatggaggcgagacttagtgagattgagacgcggttccgcagctcggagttgcgtcaggtagccaggagaagctagccgctgcggagccgcctagcgtagctacagctagcggccccccggcagcagccagggcggctgggtgacggtgcgcaggactccagcgaccataggtaagtgcattccgggggccagagcgggcgacatagaagccaatcgtagtaaacgtaaatttggtaaagttattattcacgtcggagccaacgacacccggcttcgtcagtcggaggtcacgaAAATTAACAGAGTCGGTTTGCAGCTACGCataaacgatgtgggactccggagcattctctggtcccctccccaatctggccagtgatgagatgtttagccgcatgtcgtcgctccgtcgctggctgtcacggtggtgccccgaaaaccaggtggcctttgtagacaattggagcactttttggggaaaacctggtctgattaggagagacggtgtccatcccacccgggatggtgcctctctcatttctagtaatttggctaattttattagacccaaagtgacctgacaatccagggtccagaccaggatgcagagttgtagtcctacacacctctctgctgcttccatagaaccctcatccaccaacaataacatatttaacactatagaggtagtctctgttccacggttaaaagttcaccaagcacagagcaggggagcggtcaatcaccataatcttattaaaatgaataccaaagcacaagttggggaaactaatatcacaattaagtgtggactgttaaatattagatctcttttgtgtaaatccctgttagtgcacgacctgatagcggatcatcacattgatttattctgtcttactgagacctggcttcaggaggaggaggatgtgagcttaaatgaatctactcctccgacccatcttaattatcatattcctcgtgttactggtcgaggagggggagtggcagcaatctatcactgcaagttattaattaagcctagaccaaaacatggctccagttcatttgaaagcctgactcttggcatcacccatctgaactggaggacagaaaagccacttttgtttgtagttgtatatcggccccctgctgggccacattcagagttcctgtctgagttctctgacttcatATCTCAATTGGTCCTTAgatcagataaagtcattatcattggagacgtGAATATCCATGTacacgttgtaaatgacagctttagaaatgacttAATTTTATTACTTGGGTCagttggcatttttctctttgatcttaagttggccttttagtctttgatctcctttgtaTCAAACACTTCAGCTCTATCTCTttcagcacacgcctgaggagctcaacactcttgtaccacactggtgaccagcagacgcatcgaTGGCACAgcgaggaacccagcagctgaaggcagaacaagaaccactggaatcatcaatggagacttggaggaagagagggtccagcacctcagagaagccctggcagagaaggaggagcagctcagcagggcagtggagAGGCGACACATGAGGACTGTGGCCCATatggagaccctgacccagctgaacaacacacaagctgctctgaaggagagcaacctcaaatgtgcttctctggaggaaaccctccacagtcagcagcaggagaaagaggagcgacaCAAGAGaaagctgatggagcaggaggaaggcttcaatcagaagctccttgtgAATGAGGAGGAgtttgagaggaagctggaggaggagaaacaaaggtttgatgaagaggaagaggccttgaggcagcagctctttcgaCAAGACGACAAGTTCAAGAAACTTCTTGAGGAAGAGCAACACAAATATCATGAAAAGATCTTTGAAAAAGAGGagtcaatgaagcagcagctgttgactcAAGAGGAGACCCataacaagatgctggctgatgtttgtcagcggTGGGAGACGACATCTCAAAAatgggtccagatgagggaagagctggagcagaaggtccTGGAGAGCCAACGGTTGaggcaagaggagcaggagaggaccaAAGAAgatctccagaggctctctgaagcgatcctccaacttgaggtgagatgctttcgcctttgttcctcttccagaagatttcagatgatgttcagtgaaatctaaaacacaatctctcttttctgcagcttcaagttttaaagaaaaagaagaagaaaagcttctGGAGATGGATCTGCAAAaggatgaggttctggaaaagatgaaggaaaGAACAATTCCGGAGCtcccaaagccccccccccctcctcctcctcctctacatcctgacttccacagcgtcacatcctgtcttcagttttattttaaagtataatcattgtttatgttctatgtttggatctatgatttagaaacaataaaactcaaagtaaaccaccagattgtagatgttgtcaatggcagctttagaaatggcttcatttcattactggagtcagttggtttcctccagcagataaaccaaccaactcatagcttcaaccacaccttagatctagtcctgacttatggtgttgaggtagaacatgtgtcagtgttccctcagaaccccctcctgtcagaccattcattgatcacttttacatttatgattaaggattcttctatgctcagagctcagtcttactatagcagatgtctctcagataatgctgtagctaagtttaaggaagtgatctctgtgctgatcccaggaccaccgtgtgtttccccagggatcaatcattataatctaagccctgctccgctctcagaatgctggtctacttgtggttcctaGAGTCTCTAGGAGCAGAATGGGGGgtcgagcatttagctatcaggcccccctgctatggaaccagctccctgtccaggtatgggaggctgactccatcccTACTTTtaagacttaaaaccttcctctttgaaaaagcttattatcactaattctgtagttccagttactatcatagacagacaaattatcatacttagggggtcgtctaatcattaggtcacatcttagctgtgctgctataggccaaggctgccgggtccagaaacatgatcacctgacaggcctctgtcactccactgggtcatggtttcctctcctctcctctcctctcctctccatcaagtagactagttatgctgattcttgtgtagtttttctgcccatcccccccctattcatttacaggtatcgccgccttcggagctacgtgatgacctccggccccactgacccacacGGCCGGcagcttgcataaatagtgtatttttgtatgtgtttctgtgctctgtgcctctcctttCCGCTTCATTCTATcatctccctgtcctcccccctctcccggaaagcgccttgaaacaattttgattgtaaaagacgatatataaataatgattgatttgatttgagattgaTTTGAAGAGTCCAGCTGTTTATTTGTCCGAGTCCACATCTGCTCCTTTCAGCAGCCTTATGGCTCAAACTTCAGCCATCTCATGCAAGGCGCAAAATACAATATATTCACAATATTGCGTAAATTATCATTAGAAAACAATTGGCGAGTCATGTTTATATATTGTCATGGTGCTCGGGATAACCAGCACATAAACCAGTGTGTTCCTTTAGGTATTTACAATCGTGGTTGTTTACCGCTGACATCTGACCATTTCAATTTAATTTGAGTTCAACAGTGTGACAGGTTACATAGGGTCTGGTTGCCTCTGAGACCTACCGGTACACTGCAGTGGCAGATGACTTGACGTTCCATTTATTACTCTCAAGCCCCCATGACCAATAGCATGCATGAAGGCAAGCAGGTCTGAGGAGCCCTAATAAATGTTCCTGGGGCATATTGGTGGGAGACAACCCTGTGCCTTGTTCTTTCACTTGTGCTTTTGAACACGTTATGATTAAACCAAATTTATTTTCACTGGTTCATACTGGCCTGTTCAAAATAAATATCAGTTTGTATAATACCCAGGTTGTTTTTCCCAGGCAGTGATCAATACGCCATTAGAAGGTCTGAAGCCCTTTTTGTGTACGACTGTGATGAAGAGGTGAGCACAGTTACGCAGTTTTAACTCCCTTCCAATGCGGACTGCAGCGTGATGGGCACGTTTTGATGGATGTTATGTGGCGGCTGGTTTCAGGGCTGCAGCGTTTTAATTTGTGAAGGATCATTAGCTGGGGAGGGCTCCTGCTCGTAGctttggggggtgggtggggggtgttgggaatCAAATAGATGCAGCACAAAGAGGCACATCTTCATCCATcaagctgctgttgtagctaTCACAGCCGGTGTGTGGGGGGCGGGAATTATTCATGAGTTGCAACATGCTGTGAACGAATATAAGCTTTAGgttaaataaactaaacttctgTGTGTGCTTCTGGAAATACGCAGGAAACAAAGTGAGCATGAATCAAGCACTGAATATTCTAGACTTCGTCAtccactgctgctcctcccacacacacacacacacacacacacacacacacacacacacaacagtaaTGCGTGTGGACAAACAGTGTCAGACAAGGGTCTCATTTACTGCTGCATCACTATATTCAATAAATTCATTTATGCAAGCAGGATATAAAACTCAGACTTGCTTACGGTAAAGACAGACGGTCACAACATTCCAGCTCTTATATCACAAGAATAGGTTTGCTTCCTGACTAAATTGGATGTCCACGGTGTGGATTTACCCGACCTGTGGCCCTCATAATGTTCCGTTATGACGCCACAGGGGCCTGAAATGTCAAGGCTACCAAAAAAATAGCGGATCAAATCATCCTTCTGCTTATATCTTTCGTGGTGAACCTTTTTCTGAAACCTCAAGCCCACATAGACTGTGTTTCTCCTCTCAAATCAATGAAAAGGAAACAATATAGTCAAGAGGCCGAGGCAAAGGTCTGATTCTATCGAAAACCCGTCTGGGCCGTAATTGCTGCTGGACACCGAGGACAAAATTTAAAGTCCCTGATATTCACACCATCGTACAGCTTCCAAACCTCCTTCTGATGGAAATGCTCAGCTAATGATCAGGAGGCCTTTGTTTTGATTTAGCTTGGTTGTCCTGTTATCAGTGTAACGACTCAGTAATAACACTGAACAGGCTATTTTTAGAAACACATCGATTGGCAGGCTGGTGATGTAAAGCAGCGTCGCGCAGGAGTCTGTGGAGAAGATTTACCGAGGCCATTTCTAAATCATTTTCTCCAGAAATGGAAATTGTGAGGGTTTGTGCCTGTGAAATTAGATCTACACACTAACGGTGACAAATAAATGTCCCCGAGTTAAAAAAGATGTACGGCAGAATTGTAATAGTTAATAGTGTGCATGTTAATGTACAGACCCCAGGGGCTATACATGAAAAGAGATGATTAATTTATTAGAAACATATTCATACGCGGTTGTGGCATGTGATTGTCGTCATCATAGATGATGAAGAGCATTTCTTAACTCACCGCCTGAAGACAATTAATGCAAAACACACGAAGCATAAGGGTACTCGGTGATTGGGTCTGTGTTATTCATCTGCCAGGTGACAATTCTTTACACTAACAGTCATTTCTTTACATCTTTGTCATTAACATCTCCTTTGTTATCCCTGTAATTATCATCTCTACGACTGTCTGTGACTCGGCAGCCTCATTAGCTTACTTCTGTGTACTTAACAGGATGAGCCTTTTCCATTCAACCAGCAGATCAGAACGTATGGGCGCCACATCCCGATTGTGCTTTCTCAGATCAGAAAGTGTCACTAGAATAATAATTCCTCATGGTCACGGTTTAAAAGAGCAACTACACCAGTCAGCACGAATGGGTCCGCAGCCCCGTACGCAACAAATCGAGACGCGCTGACGTCGTTTATCAGATCAGCGACAGCAAATTCAGCCACGCTAGCTCTTCTGTTGGAAGAACTGCAGTTCGGGAGATGTTCTGACCCATCTATTTATCACGGCTTTGCTCATGTCAAACTCACTCAAATCCTGAGCTGTGCCCGTTGTTTTCAGCTCACAACACATTAACATTGAGGACAAACTGTTCAATTGTTACCTAATATTTCCCAGGGGACGTGAAGAGATTATCGGCATTATTCACTTCACCCGTCAGTGGTCACGATGTTTCGTCACTGCACATTTGATTATTATATTTTCACAGGTAAAGACACATTATGTTGTACAGAAGGATCACCATCATATGGaccaggcctggccaacccgcggctcccgagccgcatgcggctctttgcctggtttcacgcggctctaacgttcatatcgaagtttgggtttgtgtttttttaatgtgcgtgttcgcttcgcttgagttcaatacggtactttcGCTAAAAGCGCATgagcgttagatgaaaataccgcaaagtttctcagtagggacaagatcttttgagtacacaattagtgtcaagttcaccttcaaaatggcaggaaaaaaatgcacaaaagctTTGTGACtcggttccgtgatctacaactgaaaaggccacagatcgcATTCCTCGTTGacccttttaatgtggagacgcACTGTTGAAAAGCCCCGctagtcacagatgaggctgcagctgagttggagatgatcgatctttgtgaggagg from Takifugu flavidus isolate HTHZ2018 chromosome 15, ASM371156v2, whole genome shotgun sequence includes:
- the LOC130538561 gene encoding trichohyalin-like isoform X2: MRTVAHMETLTQLNNTQAALKESNLKCASLEETLHSQQQEKEERHKRKLMEQEEGFNQKLLVNEEEFERKLEEEKQRFDEEEEALRQQLFRQDDKFKKLLEEEQHKYHEKIFEKEESMKQQLLTQEETHNKMLADVCQRWETTSQKWVQMREELEQKVLESQRLRQEEQERTKEDLQRLSEAILQLELQVLKKKKKKSFWRWICKRMRFWKR
- the LOC130538561 gene encoding GRB10-interacting GYF protein 2-like isoform X3, whose product is MRTVAHMETLTQLNNTQAALKESNLKCASLEETLHSQQQEKEERHKRKLMEQEEGFNQKLLVNEEEFERKLEEEKQRFDEEEEALRQQLFRQDDKFKKLLEEEQHKYHEKIFEKEESMKQQLLTQEETHNKMLADVCQRWETTSQKWVQMREELEQKVLESQRLRQEEQERTKEDLQRLSEAILQLELQISKKKKRKCFWRRICKRMRFWKR